The genomic region TACCCCCACAGAATTTAGGTTGCAGCAGCTGCAACTGGCAATGCATCTTGGGGCTAGTGTTGAACAAGTTTATGAAGTAACCAAGATAGATCCTTGGTTTTTGGAACAAATAAATCTGATTAATCAAAAAGCAAAAGAAATCACATCTTCTGGTGAATTAACAAAGCAACTACTTAGATCTGCGAAAATGATGGGCTTCTCTGACCTGCAAATAGCAACTCTGCGAAATGTAACTGAAGCTGAGATTAAGCTAGCTAGAAATACTTTTAATCTGCACCCAGTTTATAAAACAGTTGATACTTGCGCGGGTGAATTTGCAGCACTTACCCCTTATTATTACTCGGCATATGATGAGGAAAGTGAAGTTCTACCCAGGACTAAGCAAGCAGTAATTATTTTAGGAAGTGGCCCAAACCGGATAGGCCAAGGTATTGAATTTGATTATTCATGTGTGCATGCTTCATTTGCATTACGAGATGCTGGCTATGAAACGATCATGATTAACTGCAACCCAGAGACAGTTTCAACTGACTACGACACATCTGATCGACTTTATTTCGAACCATTAACTTTAGAAGATGTATTAGAAGTAATTGCGGCTGAAACTGCGGCTGGTCCAGTACTTGGAGTTATTGCTCAACTTGGAGGGCAAACTCCACTAGGACTTGCAAGAGGGTTAATGGAGGCTGGCGTTAAAATCCTGGGAACCTCACCAGATGCAATTGATTTGGCAGAAGAACGAGGAGCATTTGGTGAAATTTTAAAAAATAATAATTTATCTGCTCCAAATTTCGGAATGGCTAACTCATATGATGAGGCAGCAAAGATTGCAAGCCAAATTGGCTACCCAATTCTCGTGCGGCCATCATATGTATTAGGTGGAAGAGGAATGGAAATTGTTTATGATGAAGAAACTCTTAGAGGATTTATCGAAAAAGCAACAGCAATTACTCCTAACCACCCAGTATTAATCGATAAGTTTTTAGATGATGCTATTGAAATTGATGTAGATGCTTTATTTGATGGGGAAGAACTTTATTTAGCGGGGGTAATGGAACATATAGAAGAGGCTGGAGTTCATTCAGGTGATTCAGCATGCGTGATACCAAGCATCTCTTTAGAAAAGGAACAGCTTGTACAAATCAGACAAGCTACTGAAAAGATTGCAAAAGATGTTGGAGTTAGAGGATTAATTAACATTCAATTTGCAATTAGTGGTAGCCCGAAGAAGTTATATGTATTAGAAGCAAATCCACGAGCCTCTAGGACAGTCCCATTTGTTGCTAAAGCAACTGGTATTGCATTAGCTAAGGCTGCAGCTTTAATATCGACAGGTGTATCAATTGCTGATTTGCGCAAGGAGTTAATTTTGCCCAAGTCAGGTGATGGTCACGCAAATGGGGTTTCTGTAAAAGAAGCAGTATTACCATTTAATCGCTTTCGAAGAGTCGATGGCACAGGTGTTGACTCAGTCCTTGGTCCAGAAATGAAATCAACTGGTGAGGTAATGGGAATCGCAAATAACTTTGGACTAGCTTTTGCTAAAAGCCAAACTGCAGCGTTCGGGCCTTTACCAAAATCAGGTGCTGTATTTATTTCATTATCAGAGCGTGATAAAGAATCAGGCTGGCGAGCAGCTCGAGAGATGCATGAATTAGGTTTTAAAATTTATAGTACAGCTGGTACAAATCAATTCTTAAGTAGTAAGAACGTGCCATCGGAGCTGGTGAGAAAAAATTCAGACCCAGGTTCTAATCAATTGTCAGCAAATGATGTTATTACAAAAGGATTAGTTCAATTAGTTATTAATACCCCACTTGGGCGAGGTTCAAGGCAGGATGGGTTTTTAATCCGAACTGCTGCAATTGCTCGGTCTGTCTCTTGCATAACTACTATCCCTGGTTTTAAAGCAGCAGTGGCTGGGATTGCAGCACTACAAAAAGATGAGTTTAGTATTAAATCCCTACAAGAGTGGATGAAGTCATGATTTCCCAAAAGATAAACCGCTCAGCAGTTCAAATTGATGCTGAAGTAATTAGTAATAAAAAAGTTGGGCCATATCATCATATGGTCTTTGCAGTTGGACAAGTTGCTGCTGCGTGCAAGCCTGGCAACTTTGTTGCAATATCAGTTGGAGGTTCCCAATCTGCTCTAATTTTACGTAGAGCTTTTGCGATATATAGAGCGTTAGATAAAGGGCCAATGGGCGGGAGTATTGAATTAGTTGTTGCAGCCCACGGTGAAGGAAGTAAATGGCTTTGTGCTAGAAATGTTGGAGACTTTGTTGATTTAGTTGGACCACTTGGTACCGCCTTTGGTGTGCCAACAACAAATGCAAACACGATGTTAATCGGTGGTGGCTACGGATCTGCTCCACTATTTGCTCTAGCTGAACTGCTAAAGAATCGTGGATGTCGAGTTGATATGGTGTTAGGAGCTAGCACAGCTAATAAAATTTATGCTCCACTTGAAGGAAAGCGAAGTGTTTCATCTTTAACTTTAACTACAGATGATGGAAGTGCTGGTATTCATGGGCAGATTAGTGAGGCAATACCTAGATTAATTCGTGAGTATAAAACTGAGGTTATTTACTCTTGCGGGCCAATGGGGATGTTATCTGCAATCGCAAAAATTGCCGAAGAGTTTGATATCTCACATCAATGTTCAGTTGAAGAGGCCATGGCATGCGGAATTGGTGTTTGTATGACATGTGTAGTTCCAATTAAGCATGAAGATGGTATAAAAATGGTTAGAACATGTATCGATGGGCCAGTAATGGACGGTTCTGAAATTATTTGGGATCGCAAATCAGTAATGGATGCGTTGTAAAAATGAGTACTTTAGATTTTTCAACAAAAATCGGTAGTAAAAGATTTTCAAATCCAATATTTACCGCCAGTGGTTGCGCTAGTTCAGGAAGTGAACTTGCTCAATTTTTTCCACTCACAGAAATTGGTGCCATCGTCACAAAATCAATTATGACTAAGCCTAGAACTGGGCGTATGACACCGCGAATGGCGGAGACACCAAGTGGCATGCTTAATTCAATTGGTTTGCAAGGTCCTGGTATTGATGTTTTTCTAGAAAAAGATATTCCTTGGCTAGTTTCCCAACAAGCAAAGATTATTGTTTCAATTGCAGGTGAAACCGTTGATGAGTATGGTGTTTTAGCAAGAAGGTTAAGAGCAGTTTCTGGAATAAGTGCAGTTGAGGTAAATATTTCTTGTCCAAATGTTGAAAATAGAGGGCAAGTCTTCGCCTGTCAGCCAGATACAGCAGTTGCAGTTATTGAGTCAGTTAGACGAAATATTGGGGGAGAGCTTCCAATTATCGCAAAGTTATCACCTGATGTAACTGATATTGTCGAAATTGCTGCTGCAGTTATAAATGCAGGTGTAGATTCTTTGGCGCTAATTAATACACTCCTAGGTATGGTTATTGATACAAACACAATGAGACCAAAGTTGGCTGGTAAAACTGGTGGCTTATCAGGGCCTGCGATTAGACCAGTGGCAGTGCGTGCGATTTATCAGGTTCACCAAGCATTCCCAAATACTCCGATTGTAGGAATGGGCGGAGTTGCGTCCGGTCGAGATGCGCTGGAACTAATTTTAGCTGGGGCAAGCGCAGTGTCAGTTGGTACTGCAACTTTTGGCGATCCAACTGCAGTAATTAAAATTAAGAATCAATTAGCAGAGCTATTAACACAAAAAGGTTTTAACGATTTTCGTGATGCTATTGGGTTTGCACACAGAGGAATCTAATGACATTACCTATTATCCTTGCTCTAGACACGAAAGATATCCAGCAGGCAAAATCTTGGATTAAAGCATCTAGTAACTTAATTGATCATTTTAAGGTGGGTCTTGAGTTCTATCTTAAGCATGGTTCAAATGGAATTAAGGAGTTACAAAAAGATAGTGAATTTAATTTATTCCTGGATCTTAAGCTTTATGACATCCCAAATACCGTAAAGGGGGCAGTGGAATCTGTTGCCGATTTATCTCCTAAATTCCTAACGATTCACGCTAGTGGTGGAAGTAAGATGATAAGTGCAGCAGCTAAAGCCTTACCGAAAGGTTCTATCACGGCTGTAACAGTGTTGACATCTTTTTCTGAAGAAGATTTTTCATTAATGGGTCAGAAATTAAATATAAATGAAACAACTAAAAACTGGGCTAGTAATGCTTTATCTGCAGGTGCTACCTCACTTGTGTGTTCTGCCTTTGAAGTTGGTCAACTTCGAAAACTTTCCAACTCCGCGGTTTTAATTACTCCTGGAGTTCGCGTAGAAGGTGATGATGTTGGCGATCAAGTGCGAGTCATGACACCTAAAGATGCACTTTCTGAAGGTGCTGACTTCGTCGTAATTGGTAGATCAATAACTGGCATGTGGGATGGTACAGATATGAAAATGCGAAAGAAGATTGAACAAATCGCAATCACTTTGGGGTAGCAATGTTGCCCCCAAGATTAAGTAGTCGAGCACGGCGCAAGGCTGGGGAAAAAGCTGTATTAGCTCGCCAAGATCGTGCCAAGGTTAAAGAACAAGTTGCCTCTGGTGAATTATTCTTTTTTGATCTTTTTAAGGACGAGCGTAAATCAATTACACGAATGAAGTTGGTGGACTTGCTTCAGTCTGTGCCAGGAATTGGTCATGCTCGTGCTCAGATAATTTTTGAAAGAACAAAAATCTCACCATCGCGTAGAATTGGTGGTGTCGGGCATCGACAGATTGAGCTACTAAGGCAGGAGTTTCTTTTGATTAAAAACTCTCGCAAGAGTGGAAAACTACTAGTTGTTTCTGGGCCCAGTGGAGTCGGTAAAAGTACGATAACAAACCGATTGCGAGCAGATGAGCGATTTTGGATTTCTGTTTCAGTAACAACTCGATTGATGCGAACTGGTGAAGTGGACGGTATTGACTATATTTTTGTAGCTGAAGACAAATTTAACCAAATGATTAAAGACAATGATTTTCTTGAATGGGCTGATTTTGCTGGATCTAAATATGGAACACCAAAGAAAGCCGTTGATGAGGCATTGCAAGATGGCAAAAATGTGATTTTAGAGATTGAATTAAACGGCGCAAGACAAGTAAGAAAAAATTCCAAGAATGCTATTTTGATATTTATTGAGCCTCCTTCTTGGGAGGAGTTAACTGCTCGATTGATTAATAGAGGAACAGAATCAGAGCAATCAACTCAGGCAAGGCTAGATAGGGCGAAAGAGGAGCTATCAGCAGCAGCAGAATTTGATTATGTAGTGATAAATCACCAAGTAGAGCAATCGGTCGCTGAACTGGTATCTTTAGCCCTTCGCTAATCCGCATATTTTTTAAGGGGTACTTTAATGACCAACCAAGCACTTGATGGGATTACTAATCCGCCAATTGATGCACTATTAGATAAAGCTGGCTCTAAATATAGTTTGGTTCTTTATGCAGCAAAGCGTGCTCGCCAGATTAATGCTTATTATTCACAACTTGGTGAGGGATTACTTGAGTATGTTGGCCCACTTGTTGAGACATATGTCCATGAAAAACCGCTTTCAATTGCATTGCGTGAAATTAATGATGGTCTGTTAACCATCGAAAATTTAGAACCTAAGCCAACTGACTCAGCTAGCTAAAAACCTGCCATGTTTCCCCGTGGTCGCAAACTACTACTTGGTGTAGCCGGAGGTATTTCGGCATACAAGTCATGTGACTTACTTCGACGTTTACAAGACGAAGGATTTATTGTTGATGTTGTTCCAACACAAGCGAGTTTAAATTTTGTTGGTAAAGCAACTTGGGAAGCACTTTCAGGTCGAAAAGTAATTACTGATCTTTGGAGTGAAGTAGAAAATGTCCCGCACATTTCTATGGCGAAAGAGAATAATATAATTGTAATCGCGCCAACTACCGCAGATTTATTAGCCAAATTAGCATCAGGCCGTGCTGATGATCTACTTACAAATATAGTTTTAGCCTCTACAGCTCCAAAAATATTGGTTCCAGCAATGCATCCTGAGATGTGGAGTAACGCTGCAACAATTCAAAATGTAAAAATATTGCAAGATCGAGGATTCACCGTAATAACCCCAGGTGAAGGAAGAATGACTGGATCTGATTTCGGGGTAGGTCGATACCCAGAAACATCTAACATAATTGCTGAAGTTAATAAGCATCTGCCACAACTAGCAGATCTACTTGGCAGGAAAATCCTGATTACAGCTGGTGGAACTCGAGAGCCAATTGATCCAATTAGATTTATAGGAAACCGTTCATCTGGTAAGCAAGGTTTTGCTTTAGCAGTGGCTGCAGCAAGTCGGGGAGCACAGGTACATCTAGTAACCGCTAATACTGATCTGCCAAATGTTGAAGGAATTACTACAACTTTAGTAGAAACTGCGGAGCAAATGTCGGCAGTACTAGAGTTAGAATTTCCACATTCTGATGCATTAATTATGAGTGCGGCAGTGGCAGATGCAAAGGTTGCAAGTTATTCTGAGGCTAAAATAAGAAAAGAATCTCTTGATCGAGTCGATCTTGCAAAGAACCCAGATATTTTAAAATTACTTTCAGCAAACAAGAAATTAAATCAGGTAATCATCGGCTTTGCTGCAGAGACCTCAGAAGATTTAGTAATGCTAGAAGAAAGTGGACGCACTAAGTTAGCTAGCAAATCTCTTGATCTAATTTATGTTAATAATGTATCAAATGGCGCAGTATTTGGCAGTGATTTTACTCAAGGCTTAATAATTGACCGTAGTATGAATGTGATCAAGGTTCCAGAAATATCAAAGGACACGCTCTCGGATATATTACTTGATCAATTAGTAAGCAAGTTAGGTTAAGTTCATGAAAAATCGCTTATTCACTTCTGAATCTGTAACCGAAGGCCACCCAGACAAGATTGCAGATCAGATATCTGATGCGATCCTTGATTCATTACTTAGCCAAGATGCTAAGAGTAGAGTCGCAGTTGAAACATTAATTACAACGGGGCAAGTACATGTTGCTGGTGAAGTCACAACAAATGGCTATGCAGATGTCATGAATATTGTTAGGGATACTGTTCTAGAAATTGGCTACAACTCATCTGATAAGGGCTTTGATGGGAATAGCTGTGGTGTTTCAATATCAATCGGGCAGCAATCCCAAGATATAGCCCAAGGTATAAATGACGCATTTGAAAGTCGGGTTTCATCATCTGTTGACCCATTAGATCTGCAAGGCGCCGGTGATCAAGGCCTTATGTTTGGTTATGCCTGTAATGAAACCCCAGAACTTATGCCGCTACCTATTTCTCTTGCTCATAAATTTGCTCAGCAATTAACTAAAGTTAGAAAAGATGGAACCTTGGAATACCTTAGACCTGACGGAAAGACTCAAGTAACGATTGAATACCAGGGTGATAAACCTGTTGCTTTAAATACAATTGTTATTTCTTCGCAGCATTCTCCAGATGTTGATCTTGAAAAGAAATTAGCACCTGAGGTAAAGAAATTTGTGATTAATCCAATTATTAAAGAGTTAAACATTGATACAAAAAATGTTACGGTGTTCATAAACCCAACTGGTCGGTTTGTAATTGGTGGGCCAATGGGAGATGCTGGTTTAACCGGTAGAAAGATTATTGTTGACACATACGGCGGTATGGCCCGTCATGGTGGAGGTGCATTTTCAGGCAAAGATCCATCAAAGGTTGATAGATCAGCAGCTTATGCGATGCGCTGGGTAGCAAAAAATGTTGTAGCTGCTGGACTTGCCGATCGCTGTGAGGTTCAAGTTGCTTATGCTATTGGTAAAGCAAAGCCTGTTGGTTTATTTATTGAAACTTTTGGTACAGAAAAATTTGATGTATTAAAGATTTCACAGGCAGTAAATGAAGTTTTTGATCTTCGCCCAGCTGCTGTAATTCGCGATTTAAACCTACTACGCCCAATTTATGCAAAAACCGCTGCTTATGGTCATTTTGGTAGAGAGCTGCCGGATTTTACTTGGGAAAAAACAGATCGAGCTTCTGCTCTTAAGGCACTAGTTAAATAAGCAGTGACTGCTCCACTAAAACTAAAGCAACAAAAATCTAATTCTGCCCATCGTGAGCAGGTTTTAATTTCAAAAAATCTTCCAGTAGCAAGTGTATTAGTTGAGACTCCTGTATCTCATTTAGAGGGAATTTATGACTATCTTATTCCGCAGCATCTTAATGAGAGCGCAACGGTTGGAAGTAAAGTATTAGTAGAGTTTGGAAGAGGTACTACCGAAGGTTTATTAGTAGGTAGAAAAGATAAAAGTGAACAAACTGTTCGTTTAAAACCAATTTTAGATTTAGCTTCACCTAGCGGATTAGTGAATTCTGATTTAATTAAACATATTGAACTTGCCCGCAATCGATTCGGGGGTAGTTTCTGGAGTATTTTAAAGTCTGCAATTCCTAGCCGAGTTGTTAAAGAAGAGAAGCTACTGACCGCGATTCTTGGAGAAAAAAAGATCATAAAATATGAATCCACTGCGCTAAGAGATCTGATTGGTAGAGCAGATTATGGCTTTTTAAATAGTATGGAGCGAATTAAATGGGGAATAAATTTCCCGATTACGGTTCACCCGGATCACTTTTTACTTGAGTTAATAAAGGTTAGATCCCAGGTAGGTCAAGTACTATTACTTGTTCCAGATGAGAAGGATCTTGATCGGTTATCCATACCATTAGCCAGATTCTTTGGAAGTGATTTGATAGAGATTGGCTCTCACCTAAATAAAAGCCTTAGGTATAGAAATTTTTTAGATGCTGCTTTTAACTCACCAAAAGTAATCCTTGCTACAAGAAGTGGGGCATTTACGCCATTATCACCTGGTGCCACAGTAATTGTGCTATCTGATTTAGATCAGTCACACTATGAATTACATGCACCAGGGTGGAACACTAGAGATATAACGCTACTACGAGATCATCAAACATCATTAATATTTATTTCATCATCTCATTCACTAGAGATTTCAAGGTTAATTGATATTGGGTGGCTTGAGAAAAAGAGCTATCGCCAGAAAAATAATCTTAAATTTACAACAAATGAGATGGGTAACTCATTCATTGCTGCGATAAAAAAAGGCGTTACAAGTGGTAGCGCTTTGATATCGGTTGCTGAAAAAGGTTATGCAAATCTTTTTCTTTGCTCAAAATGTCGAAATACAGCAAGTTGTGATTGTGGAGGTAAGTTACAGATCCAAGAATCAAGAAACGTACCTACGTGCTATCTCTGTCAAAAGAAGTACCCAGAATGGAAATGTACTTTTTGTTCAGGTAATCGGCCGTTTGTAATCGCTAAGGGTATTGATCGAACTGCCGAAGAGATTGGTAAAGCAATACCAAAGTTTCCAATTCTAATATCATCTGGAAGTAAGCAAATTAAAAAATTGCCAATGGGTAATTATATTGTAGTTGCAACACCAGGATCTGAGCCAAGTGAGCGATATAGTGCGGTTGCAATGCTAGATGGTGAAAAATTATTTAATCGTCCTTCATTGAGATCTGAAGAGTTAGCAAAATTTGCCTGGTTCACACTCCTTAATATGGCTTCACAAGATTCTGAAATATTTCTCTCACTTCCAAATCACCACCCAGTTGTTCAAGCAATGCTGAAAATGGACCCATCATCAGCTGCCTCATATGAACTAAATAGTCGTAAGCAAGCTAAGTTGCCACCTTATTACCGAGTTGCAGCTGTTTCCGGGGATAACGCAGAGATATCTAAATTTACTGAAAATTTGAAAAATAGTGCGAGCAAATATGAAATAACTGGACCAGTAAAAATTGATAGTTATCAAAGCAAAATTCTTATTAGGGTAGAGCTAGAGCAAGCGCAGATACTAGTTGATCTATTAGATGACATAACTAAGGTGCA from Candidatus Nanopelagicus abundans harbors:
- the carB gene encoding carbamoyl-phosphate synthase large subunit produces the protein MPRDKSIESVLVIGSGPIVIGQACEFDYSGTQACRVLRSEGIRVILINSNPATIMTDPEFADATYIEPITPEVIEKILDKERPSAVLATLGGQTALNAAITLHERGSFEKYGTKLIGADVEAIRRGEDREVFKKIVALIGGESAKSKICHTMSDCLAAAQELNYPVVVRPSFTMGGLGSGIAFNEQDLNQIAGAGLRHSPTTEVLLEESIIGWKEYELEVMRDNKDNVVIVCSIENVDPMGVHTGDSITVAPAMTLTDVEYQKLRDLSIAIIREVGVATGGCNIQFAVNPVDGRIIVIEMNPRVSRSSALASKATGFPIAKIATKLAIGYTLDEIDNDITKLTPASFEPSLDYVVVKVPRFAFEKFPEADIRLTTTMKSVGEAMAIGRSFPEALQKALRSLEKSGASFTWNGGDLATLMKLIATPTEFRLQQLQLAMHLGASVEQVYEVTKIDPWFLEQINLINQKAKEITSSGELTKQLLRSAKMMGFSDLQIATLRNVTEAEIKLARNTFNLHPVYKTVDTCAGEFAALTPYYYSAYDEESEVLPRTKQAVIILGSGPNRIGQGIEFDYSCVHASFALRDAGYETIMINCNPETVSTDYDTSDRLYFEPLTLEDVLEVIAAETAAGPVLGVIAQLGGQTPLGLARGLMEAGVKILGTSPDAIDLAEERGAFGEILKNNNLSAPNFGMANSYDEAAKIASQIGYPILVRPSYVLGGRGMEIVYDEETLRGFIEKATAITPNHPVLIDKFLDDAIEIDVDALFDGEELYLAGVMEHIEEAGVHSGDSACVIPSISLEKEQLVQIRQATEKIAKDVGVRGLINIQFAISGSPKKLYVLEANPRASRTVPFVAKATGIALAKAAALISTGVSIADLRKELILPKSGDGHANGVSVKEAVLPFNRFRRVDGTGVDSVLGPEMKSTGEVMGIANNFGLAFAKSQTAAFGPLPKSGAVFISLSERDKESGWRAAREMHELGFKIYSTAGTNQFLSSKNVPSELVRKNSDPGSNQLSANDVITKGLVQLVINTPLGRGSRQDGFLIRTAAIARSVSCITTIPGFKAAVAGIAALQKDEFSIKSLQEWMKS
- a CDS encoding dihydroorotate dehydrogenase electron transfer subunit encodes the protein MISQKINRSAVQIDAEVISNKKVGPYHHMVFAVGQVAAACKPGNFVAISVGGSQSALILRRAFAIYRALDKGPMGGSIELVVAAHGEGSKWLCARNVGDFVDLVGPLGTAFGVPTTNANTMLIGGGYGSAPLFALAELLKNRGCRVDMVLGASTANKIYAPLEGKRSVSSLTLTTDDGSAGIHGQISEAIPRLIREYKTEVIYSCGPMGMLSAIAKIAEEFDISHQCSVEEAMACGIGVCMTCVVPIKHEDGIKMVRTCIDGPVMDGSEIIWDRKSVMDAL
- a CDS encoding dihydroorotate dehydrogenase — protein: MSTLDFSTKIGSKRFSNPIFTASGCASSGSELAQFFPLTEIGAIVTKSIMTKPRTGRMTPRMAETPSGMLNSIGLQGPGIDVFLEKDIPWLVSQQAKIIVSIAGETVDEYGVLARRLRAVSGISAVEVNISCPNVENRGQVFACQPDTAVAVIESVRRNIGGELPIIAKLSPDVTDIVEIAAAVINAGVDSLALINTLLGMVIDTNTMRPKLAGKTGGLSGPAIRPVAVRAIYQVHQAFPNTPIVGMGGVASGRDALELILAGASAVSVGTATFGDPTAVIKIKNQLAELLTQKGFNDFRDAIGFAHRGI
- the pyrF gene encoding orotidine-5'-phosphate decarboxylase, giving the protein MTLPIILALDTKDIQQAKSWIKASSNLIDHFKVGLEFYLKHGSNGIKELQKDSEFNLFLDLKLYDIPNTVKGAVESVADLSPKFLTIHASGGSKMISAAAKALPKGSITAVTVLTSFSEEDFSLMGQKLNINETTKNWASNALSAGATSLVCSAFEVGQLRKLSNSAVLITPGVRVEGDDVGDQVRVMTPKDALSEGADFVVIGRSITGMWDGTDMKMRKKIEQIAITLG
- the gmk gene encoding guanylate kinase: MLPPRLSSRARRKAGEKAVLARQDRAKVKEQVASGELFFFDLFKDERKSITRMKLVDLLQSVPGIGHARAQIIFERTKISPSRRIGGVGHRQIELLRQEFLLIKNSRKSGKLLVVSGPSGVGKSTITNRLRADERFWISVSVTTRLMRTGEVDGIDYIFVAEDKFNQMIKDNDFLEWADFAGSKYGTPKKAVDEALQDGKNVILEIELNGARQVRKNSKNAILIFIEPPSWEELTARLINRGTESEQSTQARLDRAKEELSAAAEFDYVVINHQVEQSVAELVSLALR
- the rpoZ gene encoding DNA-directed RNA polymerase subunit omega — its product is MTNQALDGITNPPIDALLDKAGSKYSLVLYAAKRARQINAYYSQLGEGLLEYVGPLVETYVHEKPLSIALREINDGLLTIENLEPKPTDSAS
- the coaBC gene encoding bifunctional phosphopantothenoylcysteine decarboxylase/phosphopantothenate--cysteine ligase CoaBC; this encodes MFPRGRKLLLGVAGGISAYKSCDLLRRLQDEGFIVDVVPTQASLNFVGKATWEALSGRKVITDLWSEVENVPHISMAKENNIIVIAPTTADLLAKLASGRADDLLTNIVLASTAPKILVPAMHPEMWSNAATIQNVKILQDRGFTVITPGEGRMTGSDFGVGRYPETSNIIAEVNKHLPQLADLLGRKILITAGGTREPIDPIRFIGNRSSGKQGFALAVAAASRGAQVHLVTANTDLPNVEGITTTLVETAEQMSAVLELEFPHSDALIMSAAVADAKVASYSEAKIRKESLDRVDLAKNPDILKLLSANKKLNQVIIGFAAETSEDLVMLEESGRTKLASKSLDLIYVNNVSNGAVFGSDFTQGLIIDRSMNVIKVPEISKDTLSDILLDQLVSKLG
- the metK gene encoding methionine adenosyltransferase; protein product: MKNRLFTSESVTEGHPDKIADQISDAILDSLLSQDAKSRVAVETLITTGQVHVAGEVTTNGYADVMNIVRDTVLEIGYNSSDKGFDGNSCGVSISIGQQSQDIAQGINDAFESRVSSSVDPLDLQGAGDQGLMFGYACNETPELMPLPISLAHKFAQQLTKVRKDGTLEYLRPDGKTQVTIEYQGDKPVALNTIVISSQHSPDVDLEKKLAPEVKKFVINPIIKELNIDTKNVTVFINPTGRFVIGGPMGDAGLTGRKIIVDTYGGMARHGGGAFSGKDPSKVDRSAAYAMRWVAKNVVAAGLADRCEVQVAYAIGKAKPVGLFIETFGTEKFDVLKISQAVNEVFDLRPAAVIRDLNLLRPIYAKTAAYGHFGRELPDFTWEKTDRASALKALVK